In the genome of Palaemon carinicauda isolate YSFRI2023 chromosome 13, ASM3689809v2, whole genome shotgun sequence, one region contains:
- the LOC137651667 gene encoding uncharacterized protein, translating to MQDHRFSGEENHTCCVCGANRENTTVLAMCCADGTTLPPVVVFRGKHMQSTWKSTQDIPGTQYAVSENGWMTTPIFEDIFKYFVDETKDRRPLLLILDGHISHTSIATVELAKKENISILKLPAHCTNVLQPLDVTCFAPLKNYYQYALNDHVNKTGAREPLRKCGFVNMLCSVWEKGLSPQNINNKTFQRINDDKTGVRLVSVAYCDYEYKTVTYSRYRGFTTMDMVSDSYVMPIHMARPINLL from the exons ATGCAAGACCATAGGTTCAGTGGGGAAGAAAACCATACATGTTGTGTCTGTGGAGCAAATCGGGAAAATACCACTGTTCTTGCTATGTGTTGTGCAGATGGTACTACTCTTCCCCCTGTAGTGGTATTTAGAGGAAAGCATATGCAAAGTACCTGGAAAAGTACACAAGACATTCCTGGAACACAATATGCTGTTTCCGAAAATGGTTGGATGACAACACCAATCTTCGAGGACATTTTCAAGTATTTCGTAGACGAAACAAAAGATAGGCGTCCTTTACTGTTAATTCTCGATGGCCATATTAGTCATACCTCAATAGCAACTGTTGAATTGGCGAAGAAAGAAAACATATCTATATTAAAACTTCCTGCTCACTGTACTAATGTTCTTCAACCACTTGATGTTACCTGTTTTGCCCCATTGAAGAATTACTATCAATATGCTTTGAATGATCATGTCAATAAAACAGGAGCCCGGGAACCACTGAGAAAATGTGGTTTTGTAAATATGCTATGCTCAGTTTGGGAGAAAGGACTCTCCCCACAGAATATAAATAACAAGACGTTTCAGAGAATAAACGATGATAAAACAGGC gttaggttagttagtgtTGCGTATTGCGACTATGAATACAAGACAGTAACATACTCTAGGTATCGAGGTTTCACAACAATGGATATGGTTAGTGATAGCTATGTGATGCCAATACATATGGCTAGACCTATTAATCTACTTTAG